aggctttagaacccaaagaccgagagtgttccttcctcggtcgcagtcgcaagatagagaagtcagcaACGTACTCagcgcaacatcaacaaattctaCTCCTTGGCCAGGCTCGgccaacgagttggcacgccttgcattcaaccgaaggacttagttagcttaatagttactcggcctgcgcgccgaGTAGGTTTTGCAGTTTCtagagtcaacattttggcacgcccagtgggaccttaTGCTAGACcctcggagttcatgaccattgagacccGATccgtaaaaaagaaaacaatcatgggaaagtcaacaactgacttaccagtgcaaggccttgggccgGATTTGCCTCAGGCAAAAAATTCGATTATtgttgcgccgcccgaggctaCAAGTGTGACACGCCGAGATAATGAAATATGTCTCGGTGGATAGCCTCGCAACCCAGAAGTTCCTAACCAAACAACAGGCATTTTTGTTGGAGGAATAGTGAAAGATTGTGACGAAGATGGTGGGAAGGGTTTTGATCTGCCAACGAGGTTGTTTCTTCGAAGACGACTCGACTAACAATATCaacaggtcgagcagtcgattggccaaaaaatgaatgatttgctagacgcaatacgAAGCAACAGTGACACACAGACCAGGATGCTCGAACTATTGGTCAGTAAAGCCTTCAAAGATGGCCATATTGGCCAACCTCGGCAGCCTTCTTTTACAAATGTGCCAGTACAAGCCGAGAAAGGGTCCGCTTGGCTACAACCAATTGACTTAGAGAAAAGAGGCAGATCATGCAATAGATATGACAGACTGAACCAAGGGGAAGAAGCAGCGTCCGTCAATATGATCGAGGTCCAAAGAATGATCGACTCGGCCCTAAAAAAAAGGCCGAAGTTCCCAAAGTTCATCCACCCATACCCagcttatgtagaaaggttcGAATACCCTAGAGGCTTcaagatccccgatttcagtCTGTTCGCCGGAGAATCGTCCTTATCCTcgctagaacatgtggctcgatTCACGGCGCAATGTGGAGACGTCAATAgtgacttccataaactacgACTATTCAACTTCTCACTGACAGGGTCAACTTTCgcttggtacattaatctcccaCCAAACTCCGTCCAGAGTTGGGAGGAATTGGTcgagaaattccatgaacaattctatcgaccaAGGATGGAAATGTCCGTTTCATCGTTGGCTAGGATGTCTCAAGCGTCCGACGAATCCCCAATAaaatacttaacaaggttcaagtcggccaggaattggtgtcGACTACCTCTtcctgaagttgaattcgtcagaATCGCCCT
This Pyrus communis chromosome 6, drPyrComm1.1, whole genome shotgun sequence DNA region includes the following protein-coding sequences:
- the LOC137737379 gene encoding uncharacterized protein; protein product: MNDLLDAIRSNSDTQTRMLELLVSKAFKDGHIGQPRQPSFTNVPVQAEKGSAWLQPIDLEKRGRSCNRYDRLNQGEEAASVNMIEVQRMIDSALKKRPKFPKFIHPYPAYVERFEYPRGFKIPDFSLFAGESSLSSLEHVARFTAQCGDVNSDFHKLRLFNFSLTGSTFAWYINLPPNSVQSWEELVEKFHEQFYRPRMEMSVSSLARMSQASDESPIKYLTRFKSARNWCRLPLPEVEFYDYLLREEKILKSPSRGTLYKNPTVSYALAESEDPQYANVDVAEIVIDKPYVCKGLAQVRPKDAKTHSAAEEMSKTSKVYTFDITKADAIFDQLLLAKIIKLRPGHSIPKVEELKGKTYCKYHNSNKHATNNCVVF